The Salvelinus sp. IW2-2015 unplaced genomic scaffold, ASM291031v2 Un_scaffold2904, whole genome shotgun sequence genomic interval CTTTtccgctccctcctctcctcactcatTCGACGCCTAACACCACTGCCGGAGCCAGATGGGAGAGAGTGGTTCTGTGACAAACCCTTCTGTCTCTGCCTACACTAAAAGCTGTTTATTACTATATAATTTAAACACTGGAGTAACAACGAGAGAGAGGtgtcagaagagagagaatagagacgtgagagagagcacagaggacagagacgaaagagagagagtaccagagagacagattagagaggagagagagacgatgagagagagagagagagagagagagagagaggagagacagataggagaagagagagcagagagagagatgatgagacgagagagagagagagaagagagagagagagagatgaggcagagagagagagagagcagagagagagagagaggcgagggagagagatggagaagagagagagaggagagagacacgcaATCATGATACATTCTGCACACAGCATGGAGAATAGAGAGTATAGGAGAAGTAGTATGAGAGAACGAGCTgttagagagagtagaggagcagagagagcagagagtagatGACAGCAGACCACGAAGCAGATGCATCTCGACTGAGCTGGTTAGCCTGAGAGAAGCACTCTGTACGAGTCACGTCTGTACGATCGAGTGGCTAGGCAGGAAGGAGGTTGGCACGCGACGAATGACAGTAAGAGCACCAGTTGAATGTCCACAGAGAGTCGTCTTGTGCGAGTTATCTGTTCGCtaggatggagtgtgtgtgtgtggcatgtgtgtgtgtctttgtgcgtTGGTAGATAAACAAGTATCAAGAAAAACGAAAGAGAAAAATGAAGGTGGAAGGGAGAATGATAATTGGCGACATTAGTTCAGTAGTGCTATTGTATAGTTTCTTCCTAGTTTGACCAAGAACCATTCATCATTGAAACCCTGGACTCAGGAAACACAGGATGTAGACTCATGTATTCctatcagagacagacagaagcaagTACTAAAAGCAAACACTCAATTGTTCATCTGCCTACTATCTCTTTGCAAaggcctccctcctccatctcctctccatctctgttccccctctctacccccccccctctctctatcaacccgcccctctctctttctctgaatgCGCCATTCAATCCCAGTACTGGACTGATGTTAAAGTTTAACCATTCCATTCCACTGGGACATGACAGAGGCCTCGGACGAGACTATAGCGATGACCTAGAAGTCAGCCGTAGCGcggcacaatgtgtgtgtgtgggtgtgtttgtgtccgtgtgtgtgtgtgagcaacggaaagagagaaagagaattcaaacacacacacacacacacagtgcgctACGGCTGACTTCTAGGTCATCGCTATAGTGGGCGGAAACCCAAGACACTAGGGTGGGCGATGCCCCACTGacataaatcacacacacacagcttcacacAGTGTCTGTTATCATTCTGAGCATGTGTAATACGCTAATGAtctgttcattttgtattgtagatatgcagtgatgtaataatgttatatgatggactgttttgtcttttgttttatgtgtaatgtaagtgccttaactTGTTCCctcacaaatacaaatacaaatagaacACCAAATACAACACACTAGTCGAGAAGATTATCTGAAGGTTTTCTGAGGCCAGTCAgaactcactgacacacacagacgtcATCATGACAGcgtaacacacacaaaacaagacTCGACATGCTACCACACACAAAGAGCCAGACACTGTCGTAAGCCAACAGAGTTTTACAGTcaaatgtgtgtgcgtgagtgtgtgtgcacgccGGCCTTGACTTTCCTCAGAGAACTTTCTAGACTTCTGACCAGAAATGACATCACATCACTCTTGTTGCCATGGAGccccgcctgtctgtctgtctggcttggCATTGGCATGTAGTGTGTTTGGAAAGGCCCAGTGCCTGTAAAGATGATTATTTCTCTCTGGCTCGGGCAGTGTGACGTAGTCTACTCTGTGTGCTGAGAGTCTTACTGTAGGGTACAAGCAGAGCTTTAATGACTGGCATTATAGTCTCCAGTAAGACATTAATGATAGTATTGGTCAGGTCCTacccattatacacacacactgttctataCTCTACTATTTTGGAAGACAGCTTCCATTGACTTCCTGTAGCTCTCTGCAGGGCCAGCGTCAGCCAATGAGGTAGCAGCATCTCTAACCAATGGCCCTCTACTGTTAGTGGGCAACCATTGGTTCTAttctgggatgtgtgtgtgtgggagtcttGAATTTGAGGGGAAGGGTgtcaggtatgtgtgtgtctccctcaAATTCAAGTTCACACACAGGCAAGcgcgtacatacacacacccacacaccctgcTGCAGGGATGATCTGCACTGCAGTAGAAAGTGATAATATATGCAGAGCAACATACAACTGTCTCTTACTCTTGGACAGAAACAACTTCTCTACAAAGCAGACAACGTTATGACTATTCAACTGTTCaagttctcctctcttctcctcctctcctcatccaggTGTGCCCTGTACTGAGGGCTGAGAACTAGGCATGTTGGGTAAAGACCCCCCCACCACCAGCAGCCTTCAACtgatgacctctgacccctctgACATCGCTGTGGAACCCAGCGACATCACAGACGGCCTCGGCATCAGCAGGAAGATGTCGGACGTAGTTGAGAGTTTGGACACCAGAGAGTTGGAcatgggagatggagaggagactgACAATGACCCTACCaccataggtgtgtgtgtgtgtgtgtgtgtgtgtgtgtgtgtgtgtgtgtgtgtggtgtgtgtgtgtgtgtgtgtgtgtgtgtgtgtgtgtgtgtgtgtgttgtgtgtgtgttgtgtgtggtgtgtgggtgtgtgtgtgtgtgtgtgtgtgtgtgtgtgtgattgtgaagCTTCTTGATATGAATGATATAATGAGAGATGTATCCTATtgtctttttctcttcctctccaggGGACAGTCGTATAGGGTTCAGTGCTGTGTATCACACCGTGGGTTTTAAGGAGTCGACGGCCAGGGTCTATCTCCCTACTGTTCCCATCACTGCTAACGATACTGGGGCTGGAGAGGTTCAACACCGCCCAGGACAGGTTCAACATCACAGCAACAGAGGAGGTTCAACaaggtacccacacacacacaaccacacgccacgcacgcacgcacgcacgcaccgcacgcacgcaacaagcacgcacgcactgcacgacgcacgccaacacacacaacacacacaactacacacacacaccaccaacacacacacacacacacacattcacacttgaTCTCTGTCTGTGTAGAGTCAGCCTGCATTGTTTAAGATTGAGCTGAGACATGGAGAGTTCAGCTGGGTGATCAAGAGAAAGGAGAAACACTTCATGGACCTCCACAGAGAACTGGTCCGATACAAGATGTTCATGAGGGTACCGCTACCTTCCCGCAGgtacattcacacacagacacacacacatatacagtggcttgcgaaagtattcacccctcttggcattgttcctattttgttgccttacaatctgcaactacagctgcaagtctcttggggtgtgtctctataagcttggcacatctagccactgggatttttgcccattcttcaaggcaaaactgctccagctccttcaagttggatgggttccgctggtgtacagcaatctttaagtcataccacagattctcaattggtttgaggtctgggctttgactaggccattccaagacatttaaatgtttccccttaaaccactcgagtgttgctttagcagtatgcttagggtcattgtcctgctggaaggtgaacctacgtcccagtctcaaatctctggaagactgaaaggtttccctcaagaatttccatgtATTTAGCCCTATCCACCatcccttcaattctgaccagtttcctagtccctgctgatgaaaaacatccccacagcatgatgctgccaccaccatgtttcactgtggggatgagctctcgggttgatgagaggtgttgggtttgcgtcagacatagcgttttccttaaaAGCCAAAAAGCTCaagtttagtctcatctgaccagagtaccttcttccatatgtttggggagtctcccacatgccttttggcgaaaaccaagcgtgtttgcttatttttttcgttaagcaatggcttttttctggccactcttccataaagcccagctctgtggagtgtacggcttaaagtggtcctattgacagatactacaatctccgctgtggagctttgcagctccttcagggttatctttggtctctgttgcctctctgattaataccctccttgcctggtccgtgagttttgatgGGCGACCATCTCTTGTCAGGTTTgttatggtgccatattctttcaattttttaataatggatttaatggtgctccgtgggatgttcaaagtttctgatatttttttataactcaaccctgatctgtacttctccacaactttgtccctgacctgtttggagagctccttggtcttcacagTACTGCTTGCCTGGTGGTGCCCMttgcttagtggtgttgcagactctggggcctttcagaacaggtgtatatatactgggaTCATGTAcaacttagattgcacacaggtggactttatttaactaattatgtgacttctgaaggtaattggttgcaccagatcttatttaggggcttcatagcgaagggtgtgaatacatatgcacgcaccacttttcagttgttttttttaatacttttttgaaacaagttattttttaaatttcacttcaacaatttggattattttgtgtatgtccattacatgaaatccaaatagaaatcaatttaaattacaggttgtaatgcaaaataggaaaaacaccaagggggatgaatacttttgcaaggcaccgtacgtatacacgcacacacaatcaaaTTGTAAAGTGATCAAATACTAAATGATATACTACGAATTTTGATCATAGAAATATTAGGATTTTTCATGGtacagtagatatgtacatattattTCTCCCCAATACCAGTGAGTGACCCTACCTTCTTCCGCTTTACCAACTttaaccactctctctctctctgtctttcctttcttctttcttctctctccctctctctcctcctctcttctttctcgttctcctcctcctctctcctctctcgctccttctctctctctctctctctctctctctctcgctctctctctctcctctcctctctcttctctctctctctctctctctctctctctctcctctctctctctctctctcatctatctcctctctctcttctctcttctctccctcttcttcccctctctctctctctctctctctctctctctctctctctctctctctctctcttctctctctctctccatcgctcttctCTCAGCCACACAACGAGGAGGAGGACAATGAAGAAGAGTGAAGCCCAGACATATGCCGGAGCTACCGCGTGGCGGAGATGAGTTGGCACAAGACGAACAGGTCTACAGCAGAAGGGtaggtgtgtttgagtgtgtttgttGTATTAACTTTATAGAAGTTATGTATAGTACATCTCTACTGTAGTAATACTGCATTCATTATGTTCCCTGTACAGAAACAGCTGGAAGATTATCTGAACAAGCTACTAAGGATGGCCATGTACAGGAAATACTACCATACTGTGAGTACTactcatagaattaggaattacaatactagaatggacatgaaccttcttatgatggtcagggagttggtcaaccatggtttgttAGTggtgtgataagatattgtgtcaAATACAGAATTTGAAGAATTTATCTGGACTGGATTTGTGTTAASTAGCCAGACCCTTTTTGaggatagattttttttaaattaactgccaatatgccaacattctaTTCAAACAATACAgccaatccacagccatacacKGTctcaaatcagttgatgataggacttctgatattgtatcatataatggCACTCTCAGCTTTCCAAGAAATCTGAGACATGTacggtctgtttacatatatttagaggctatttatacagaaaatgtttataaaacctgtataaactgtattaatgattatatgacaatattttaggttgacagaaattctattacacaatttctgatacatcacatgccttacttttattttcctgcataagtaaaaccAGGATTAGGCCTCTACTATCATTCATTGCAACTAGACTGGTTTTGAATTTYTYCCTgaacaagatggctgccattttggcCCCATTACGGAACTTTGAGGGTTgatgacatagcccctctagtaataTAAATGGATCTCTATGGTACTACTaaactagactagactagactataGGCGACCGGAGCTGGAACGACTACTACTTCTCTCTTTATCGAATAYCCATTAATacggttcctctctctcctcagatggAGTTTATAGACGTCAGCCAGATGTCCTTCATCCATGACCTGGGACCTAAAGGACTGTGAGGAACAACAGATTTATTGACACTGTCTTTATGACTGCGCCGTCATGCCCGTTGTTATTGGAATAGCTGAAAacagatttgttttgttttgtgtattcATCTGTTAAACGTGTTTCAGGGAGGGGATGATACACAAGCGTTCTGGAGGTCATCGTATCCCAGGCTTGAACTGCTGTGGTCACAGTGAAGTCTGCTACCGCTGGTCTAAACGGTTagtacacacacgtacaaacacaaTGCACGCACAAACATGCACTGATATTGGGGTATCAGTGGTAGAAATGTAATCTGGAAAAAACAAGTGTAAATTCACTGCTTTGCGTTTGGAGGATGCAGTCAGTCTCCATTTGTTTCCCTCCACAACTGGCCTCTCAGGAAGATCTCTGGAcctcaacctacacacacacagcacaacacacacacacacacacacacacacacacacacacacacacacacacacacacacacacacgaacacacacacacacacacacacacacacacacacacacacacacacacacagcacacacacacacaacacaacacacacacacacacacatacacaaaactaTTAGTGAAATGCGGTAACCTGTTCAACCAGTTTGATGAGCAAACTACTTTGCATTGTACAGTGTCTGATTAGCTCCAGGGATGAATATTTAGCCAAAGTATTTGAAAGGAAGTCGACGTACATCACATATGCTTCAGTTGACCTCATCCTACTCCCCCCTACTAGTGTAGTGAGAGGTGAGCCAGGTGAGTAACATGAGTCCTCTAAGGTTACAGATACTCCTTAGGACCCCTCTGCCAACAGGCAGCAGTGGAAAAAAGTActacattgtcatacttgagtaaaagtaaagatatttcttatagaaaatgactcaagtaaaattaaaagttacccagtaaaatactacttgagtaaaagtctgaaaggatttggttttaaatatacttaagtatcaaaagtaaatataattgctaaaatatacttaagtatcaaaagttaaagtaaataataaatcatttcaaCTTCCTTTATATTAAACAAACAAGACCGCacaatattcatttttttttttattgacggatagccagggcacgctccaacactcagacatcatttacaaaagaaGCATCTGTGTTTAtggagtccgccagatcagaggcagtagggatgaccagggatgttctcttgataagtgtgtgaattggaccattttctgccaaaatgtaacgagtacttttgggtgtcagagaaaatgtatggagtaaaaagcacattattttcgttaggaatgtagtgaagtaagagtaaaagtagccaaaaaacataatagtaaagtaaagtacagatacactaAAAAACTACCAGTATGTttccttaagtactttacacacacTGCCAACAGGTGTACAGGTAGCATACATTACACtaccacacacatttacacaatctCACTTATCAGGAGTGACTGTAAGAATACTGTACAGGTTTTGATCTGGGACTGGTCAACTACACCACATATATAGACTGCATTTACAGTCTGCTTGGGGATGACATGTAGCTGTGTTATGTTGCGGTGAGTATTCACACTCTAACTGCTGCCGGCAATGTCTATTtccctacatacacacacacacacacacacacatacacgtaaacacacatacacacacacacatataacacacacacaatatatacacacacacatatatacacacatacacgtaaacacatatacacacactacacgtaaacacacatacacacacatataaacacacacacataacgtaaacgcacacacatacacgtaccaCCAGTCAGTGATGAAGATCTCTTCTTTAGCTTCTTCCAGAGCATCGCTACGTCCTCCATGTAGGTCTTCCCATTcacatacctacacacacacacacacacacaccccacacacacacacacaccacgcacacgcacacgcacaccacacaccacaccaacacacaacacaacacacacctgtgGTCGACACCTTCTAGTTCCTCATTTATCATAACATATTTTAGATgcagtattttagtattttagaTGCAGACGCCAGTAGACAGTTCCAGTCAAAAAAACACATGATGTTGGCTACAGAAATTACATTCTCCACAGACTGACAGGCATTAGAGGAAAgctcacagacacaccacacacttaaCATTGTATACTTAACATTTAACTTACTAATAACTTAACATTGACTAAACTTACATCTAACTACTAAACTTAACATTGACTAAACTTACATTTAACTGCTAAACTTAACATTGACTAACTTACATCTAACTACTAAACTTAACATTGACTAAACTTACATCTAACTACTAAACTTAACATTGACTAAACTTACATCTAACTACTAACTTAACATTGACTAAACTTACATCTAACTACTAAACTTAACATTGACTAAACTTACATCTAACTACTTAAACTTAACATTGACTAAACTTACATCTAACTACTAAACTTAACATTGACTAAACTTACATTTAACTGCTAAACTTAACATTGACTAAACTTACATCTAACTACTAAACTTTACCTGAgtaattttatttttgggggggtcgaTTGTTGTTTCCCAGTTTCCATAGTTCCATTTGGCAGGGATGTTTCTGCTCCTCCTGGGCAAGGAACCAAATCGATGGTCTCGTAGAAACGCCCTCCGTGTTTACGGACAAAGTCTTCTATCGCCTGGCCCACCACCGAGCATGTCTGTAGCTGTTCAAACT includes:
- the LOC112074964 gene encoding LOW QUALITY PROTEIN: phospholipase D1 (The sequence of the model RefSeq protein was modified relative to this genomic sequence to represent the inferred CDS: deleted 3 bases in 3 codons), which codes for MLGKDPPTTSSLQLMTSDPSDIAVEPSDITDGLGISRKMSDVVESLDTRELDMGDGEETDNDPTTIGDSRIGFSAVYHTVGFKESTARVYLPTVPITANILGLERFNTAQDRFNITAQRRFNKSQPALFKIELRHGEFSWVIKRKEKHFMDLHRELVRYKMFMRVPLPSRSHTTRRRTMKKSEARHMPELPRGGDELAQDEQVYSRRKQLEDYLNKLLRMAMYRKYYHTMEFIDVSQMSFIHDLGPKGLEGMIHKRSGGHRIPGLNCCGHSEVCYRWSKRLVHTRSSGKKYYIVILE